A single Nicotiana tabacum cultivar K326 chromosome 5, ASM71507v2, whole genome shotgun sequence DNA region contains:
- the LOC142180792 gene encoding uncharacterized protein LOC142180792, producing the protein MNFIIWNCGGAQSDDFRRNFRSLLDYNRPSLVVLLETHCQSYQTVKEDFNFNGLIEVSAIGQSGGLLFYGFQMRFMWNKWPLPQEIHCHIHVLPFPFTFLFTAIYASTDLATRQALWQNIMHVYDHYKSHWLLGGDFNKILHANDKFGGLSINNSRANKLLDCLNYSRLTDLGYKGSRYTCTNGRHNSYNILERIDRITTNYDWLK; encoded by the coding sequence ATgaattttattatttggaattgtgGGGGTGCTCAGTCAGATGATTTTAGAAGAAATTTTCGTTCCTTACTGGACTACAATAGACCCTCATTGGTTGTTTTGTTGGAAACTCACTGTCAAAGCTATCAAACGGTTAAGGAGGATTTTAATTTTAATGGCTTAATTGAAGTTTCTGCCATTGGACAGTCAGGAGGATTGCTCTTTTATGGCTTTCAGATGCGATTCATGTGGAACAAGTGGCCATTACCTCAGGAAATCCATTGTCATATTCATGTGCTTCCCTTTCCATTTACTTTTTTGTTTACTGCCATCTATGCTAGTACTGACTTAGCAACTAGACAAGCGTTATGGCAAAATATAATGCATGTATATGATCATTATAAGAGTCATTGGTTACTAGGTGGTGATTTTAATAAGATATTGCATGCAAATGATAAATTTGGTGGTTTATCTATTAATAATTCTAGAGCTAACAAACTATTAGACTGCCTAAATTATTCACGATTAACGGATTTAGGATACAAAGGCAGTCGTTATACCTGCACAAATGGTAGGCATAATAGTTATAATATACTTGAACGTATTGATCGTATTACGACTAATTATGATTGGCTTAAATAA